The following proteins come from a genomic window of Prionailurus viverrinus isolate Anna chromosome D1, UM_Priviv_1.0, whole genome shotgun sequence:
- the CPSF7 gene encoding cleavage and polyadenylation specificity factor subunit 7 isoform X1: MSEGVDLIDIYADEEFNQDPEFNNTDQIDLYDDVLTATSQPSDDRSSSTEPPPPVRQEPSPKPNNKSPAILYTYSGLRNRRAAVYVGSFSWWTTDQQLIQVIRSIGVYDVVELKFAENRANGQSKGYAEVVVASENSVHKLLELLPGKVLNGEKVDVRPATRQNLSQFEAQARKRECVRVPRGGIPPRAHSRDSSDSADGRATPSENLVPSSARVDKPPSVLPYFNRPPSALPLMGLPPPPIPPPPPLSSSFGVPPPPPGIHYQHLMPPPPRLPPHLAVPPPGAIPPALHLNPAFFPPPNATVGPPPDTYMKASAPYNHHGSRDSGPPPSTVSEAEFEEIMKRNRAISSSAISKAVSGASAGDYSDAIETLLTAIAVIKQSRVANDERCRVLISSLKDCLHGIEAKSYSVGASGSSSRKRHRSRERSPSRSRESSRRHRDLLHNEDRHDDYFQERNREHERHRDRERDRHH; the protein is encoded by the exons GACCCGGAGTTCAACAATACAGATCAGATTGACCTGTATGATGACGTGTTGACAGCCACCTCACAGCCCTCAGATGACAGAAGCAGCAGCACTGAGCCACCTCCCCCTGTTCGCCAGGAGCCGTCTCCCAAGCCCAATAACAAGAGCCCTGCAATCCTGTACACGTACAGTGGCCTGCGTAATAGGCGAGCTGCTGTCTATGTGGGCAGCTTCTCCTGG TGGACTACAGACCAGCAGCTGATCCAGGTTATTCGCTCTATAGGAGTCTATGATGTGGTGGAGTTGAAATTTGCAGAGAATCGAGCAAATGGCCAGTCCAAAGG GTATGCTGAGGTGGTGGTAGCCTCTGAAAATTCTGTCCACAAATTGTTGGAACTCCTGCCAGGAAAAGTTCTTAATGGAGAAAAAGTGGACGTGAGGCCGGCCACCCGGCAGAACCTGTCACAGTTTGAGGCACAGGCTCGGAAACGTGAGTGCGTCCGAGTCCCAAGAGGGG GAATACCTCCACGGGCCCATTCCCGGGATTCTAGTGATTCTGCTGATGGACGGGCCACACCCTCTGAGAACCTTGTACCCTCATCTGCCCGTGTGGATAAGCCCCCCAGTGTGCTGCCCTACTTCAATCGCCCTCCTTCAGCCCTCCCCCTGATgggtctgcccccacccccaattccacccccaccccctctctcctcAAGCTTTggggtccctcctcctcctcctggcatCCACTACCAGCATCTCATGCCCCCTCCTCCTCGATTACCTCCTCATCTGGCTGTACCTCCCCCTGGGGCCATCCCACCTGCCCTTCACCTCAATCCAGCCTTCTTCCCCCCACCAAATGCTACAGTGGGGCCTCCACCAGATACTTACATGAAGGCCTCAGCACCCTATAACCACCATGGCAG CCGAGATTCGGGCCCTCCGCCCTCCACAGTGAGCGAAGCAGAATTTGAAGAGATCATGAAGCGAAATAGAGCGATTTCCAGCAGTGCCATTTCCAAAGCGGTATCTGGAGCCAGTGCAG GGGATTACAGTGACGCGATTGAGACGCTGCTCACAGCCATTGCTGTTATCAAACAGTCCCGGGTCGCCAATGATGAGCGTTGCCGTGTCCTCATCTCCTCTCTTAAGGACTGTCTTCATGGCATTGAAGCCAAGTCCTACAGTGTGGGTGCCAGCGGGAGCTCGTCCAG GAAAAGACATCGATCCCGAGAGAGGTCACCTAGCCGGTCCCGGGAGAGCAGCAGGAGGCATCGGGACCTGCTTCATAACGAAGATCGACATGATGATTATTTCCAAGAAAGGAACCGGGAGCATGAGCGGCACCGGGATAGAGAGCGGGACCGGCACCACTGA
- the CPSF7 gene encoding cleavage and polyadenylation specificity factor subunit 7 isoform X2, whose amino-acid sequence MSEGVDLIDIYADEEFNQDPEFNNTDQIDLYDDVLTATSQPSDDRSSSTEPPPPVRQEPSPKPNNKSPAILYTYSGLRNRRAAVYVGSFSWWTTDQQLIQVIRSIGVYDVVELKFAENRANGQSKGYAEVVVASENSVHKLLELLPGKVLNGEKVDVRPATRQNLSQFEAQARKRIPPRAHSRDSSDSADGRATPSENLVPSSARVDKPPSVLPYFNRPPSALPLMGLPPPPIPPPPPLSSSFGVPPPPPGIHYQHLMPPPPRLPPHLAVPPPGAIPPALHLNPAFFPPPNATVGPPPDTYMKASAPYNHHGSRDSGPPPSTVSEAEFEEIMKRNRAISSSAISKAVSGASAGDYSDAIETLLTAIAVIKQSRVANDERCRVLISSLKDCLHGIEAKSYSVGASGSSSRKRHRSRERSPSRSRESSRRHRDLLHNEDRHDDYFQERNREHERHRDRERDRHH is encoded by the exons GACCCGGAGTTCAACAATACAGATCAGATTGACCTGTATGATGACGTGTTGACAGCCACCTCACAGCCCTCAGATGACAGAAGCAGCAGCACTGAGCCACCTCCCCCTGTTCGCCAGGAGCCGTCTCCCAAGCCCAATAACAAGAGCCCTGCAATCCTGTACACGTACAGTGGCCTGCGTAATAGGCGAGCTGCTGTCTATGTGGGCAGCTTCTCCTGG TGGACTACAGACCAGCAGCTGATCCAGGTTATTCGCTCTATAGGAGTCTATGATGTGGTGGAGTTGAAATTTGCAGAGAATCGAGCAAATGGCCAGTCCAAAGG GTATGCTGAGGTGGTGGTAGCCTCTGAAAATTCTGTCCACAAATTGTTGGAACTCCTGCCAGGAAAAGTTCTTAATGGAGAAAAAGTGGACGTGAGGCCGGCCACCCGGCAGAACCTGTCACAGTTTGAGGCACAGGCTCGGAAAC GAATACCTCCACGGGCCCATTCCCGGGATTCTAGTGATTCTGCTGATGGACGGGCCACACCCTCTGAGAACCTTGTACCCTCATCTGCCCGTGTGGATAAGCCCCCCAGTGTGCTGCCCTACTTCAATCGCCCTCCTTCAGCCCTCCCCCTGATgggtctgcccccacccccaattccacccccaccccctctctcctcAAGCTTTggggtccctcctcctcctcctggcatCCACTACCAGCATCTCATGCCCCCTCCTCCTCGATTACCTCCTCATCTGGCTGTACCTCCCCCTGGGGCCATCCCACCTGCCCTTCACCTCAATCCAGCCTTCTTCCCCCCACCAAATGCTACAGTGGGGCCTCCACCAGATACTTACATGAAGGCCTCAGCACCCTATAACCACCATGGCAG CCGAGATTCGGGCCCTCCGCCCTCCACAGTGAGCGAAGCAGAATTTGAAGAGATCATGAAGCGAAATAGAGCGATTTCCAGCAGTGCCATTTCCAAAGCGGTATCTGGAGCCAGTGCAG GGGATTACAGTGACGCGATTGAGACGCTGCTCACAGCCATTGCTGTTATCAAACAGTCCCGGGTCGCCAATGATGAGCGTTGCCGTGTCCTCATCTCCTCTCTTAAGGACTGTCTTCATGGCATTGAAGCCAAGTCCTACAGTGTGGGTGCCAGCGGGAGCTCGTCCAG GAAAAGACATCGATCCCGAGAGAGGTCACCTAGCCGGTCCCGGGAGAGCAGCAGGAGGCATCGGGACCTGCTTCATAACGAAGATCGACATGATGATTATTTCCAAGAAAGGAACCGGGAGCATGAGCGGCACCGGGATAGAGAGCGGGACCGGCACCACTGA
- the CPSF7 gene encoding cleavage and polyadenylation specificity factor subunit 7 isoform X3: MSEGVDLIDIYADEEFNQDPEFNNTDQIDLYDDVLTATSQPSDDRSSSTEPPPPVRQEPSPKPNNKSPAILYTYSGLRNRRAAVYVGSFSWWTTDQQLIQVIRSIGVYDVVELKFAENRANGQSKGYAEVVVASENSVHKLLELLPGKVLNGEKVDVRPATRQNLSQFEAQARKRECVRVPRGGIPPRAHSRDSSDSADGRATPSENLVPSSARVDKPPSVLPYFNRPPSALPLMVGPPPDTYMKASAPYNHHGSRDSGPPPSTVSEAEFEEIMKRNRAISSSAISKAVSGASAGDYSDAIETLLTAIAVIKQSRVANDERCRVLISSLKDCLHGIEAKSYSVGASGSSSRKRHRSRERSPSRSRESSRRHRDLLHNEDRHDDYFQERNREHERHRDRERDRHH, from the exons GACCCGGAGTTCAACAATACAGATCAGATTGACCTGTATGATGACGTGTTGACAGCCACCTCACAGCCCTCAGATGACAGAAGCAGCAGCACTGAGCCACCTCCCCCTGTTCGCCAGGAGCCGTCTCCCAAGCCCAATAACAAGAGCCCTGCAATCCTGTACACGTACAGTGGCCTGCGTAATAGGCGAGCTGCTGTCTATGTGGGCAGCTTCTCCTGG TGGACTACAGACCAGCAGCTGATCCAGGTTATTCGCTCTATAGGAGTCTATGATGTGGTGGAGTTGAAATTTGCAGAGAATCGAGCAAATGGCCAGTCCAAAGG GTATGCTGAGGTGGTGGTAGCCTCTGAAAATTCTGTCCACAAATTGTTGGAACTCCTGCCAGGAAAAGTTCTTAATGGAGAAAAAGTGGACGTGAGGCCGGCCACCCGGCAGAACCTGTCACAGTTTGAGGCACAGGCTCGGAAACGTGAGTGCGTCCGAGTCCCAAGAGGGG GAATACCTCCACGGGCCCATTCCCGGGATTCTAGTGATTCTGCTGATGGACGGGCCACACCCTCTGAGAACCTTGTACCCTCATCTGCCCGTGTGGATAAGCCCCCCAGTGTGCTGCCCTACTTCAATCGCCCTCCTTCAGCCCTCCCCCTGATgg TGGGGCCTCCACCAGATACTTACATGAAGGCCTCAGCACCCTATAACCACCATGGCAG CCGAGATTCGGGCCCTCCGCCCTCCACAGTGAGCGAAGCAGAATTTGAAGAGATCATGAAGCGAAATAGAGCGATTTCCAGCAGTGCCATTTCCAAAGCGGTATCTGGAGCCAGTGCAG GGGATTACAGTGACGCGATTGAGACGCTGCTCACAGCCATTGCTGTTATCAAACAGTCCCGGGTCGCCAATGATGAGCGTTGCCGTGTCCTCATCTCCTCTCTTAAGGACTGTCTTCATGGCATTGAAGCCAAGTCCTACAGTGTGGGTGCCAGCGGGAGCTCGTCCAG GAAAAGACATCGATCCCGAGAGAGGTCACCTAGCCGGTCCCGGGAGAGCAGCAGGAGGCATCGGGACCTGCTTCATAACGAAGATCGACATGATGATTATTTCCAAGAAAGGAACCGGGAGCATGAGCGGCACCGGGATAGAGAGCGGGACCGGCACCACTGA